The Flavobacterium piscisymbiosum genome includes a region encoding these proteins:
- a CDS encoding energy transducer TonB, which produces MKLILRVFIFCIISTKLFSQTATPVGKIVYLDSAWVESTEDNYKYIRIVEDYFSDKKTYILKEYYKSKALKMIGSTTDKDIIKREGQFVYYYENGNKKSTVNYLNNKKTGKEFNWYENGNIKSELEYYTDKNNETNYKLNNYWNDQKEQKIISGNGDLDYKDEYIEEAGRVKDGLRDGIWKGKYLKSQYSFTENHKDGKLVSGITLDSLNIEHPYTVAEQRPTPKKGINSFYSYMKNSIYIPVEARNKAYGKIYMTFVVDKDGRLIEPKILKGIGYGIDEIAIEAIKNAKNWNPGIRRGIPLRVNYSLPITITKNGQ; this is translated from the coding sequence ATGAAACTAATTTTACGCGTTTTTATTTTCTGTATAATTTCAACAAAATTGTTTTCTCAAACAGCAACGCCGGTAGGCAAAATAGTTTACCTCGACTCTGCCTGGGTCGAAAGTACAGAAGACAATTATAAATACATCAGAATTGTTGAAGATTATTTTTCAGATAAAAAAACTTATATCCTGAAAGAATATTATAAATCTAAGGCTTTAAAGATGATTGGCTCTACAACAGACAAAGACATTATCAAACGTGAAGGCCAATTTGTTTACTATTATGAAAACGGCAATAAAAAATCAACCGTTAATTATTTGAACAATAAAAAAACAGGAAAAGAATTTAACTGGTACGAAAACGGAAATATAAAATCTGAACTAGAGTATTATACCGATAAAAACAACGAAACAAATTATAAGCTGAATAATTACTGGAACGATCAAAAGGAACAAAAAATAATTTCAGGCAATGGAGATCTCGACTATAAAGATGAATATATAGAAGAAGCAGGAAGAGTAAAAGATGGTCTGCGAGACGGAATTTGGAAAGGAAAATATCTAAAATCACAATATAGCTTCACAGAAAATCACAAAGACGGCAAACTCGTTTCAGGAATAACGCTAGATTCTTTGAATATTGAACATCCATATACTGTTGCCGAACAGCGCCCTACTCCTAAAAAAGGCATAAACTCCTTTTATAGTTATATGAAAAACTCAATTTATATACCCGTAGAAGCAAGAAATAAAGCCTATGGAAAAATATACATGACTTTTGTTGTAGACAAAGACGGAAGATTAATTGAACCTAAGATTTTAAAAGGAATTGGTTATGGGATAGACGAAATTGCAATCGAGGCCATAAAAAATGCTAAAAATTGGAATCCGGGTATTCGAAGAGGCATTCCTTTAAGAGTTAATTACTCTTTACCTATCACAATTACAAAAAATGGGCAATAA
- the rodA gene encoding rod shape-determining protein RodA yields the protein MKNQSIKNNIDWISVFIYTALVILGWLNIYSSSLLSTDGTYQKQLIFIGCTIPLIFIVLFVDGKFYEKYASIIFGVSLLSLAGLFLFGKTIAGQRCWYAIGSFTIQPSEFAKAATALALAKYLSDTQINLKEVNRQVQALAIVFLPVLLILPQPDPGSALIYSIFIVVLYREGLPSWYVWTGFITILLFVLTLVLEPYAVILIALGVLIIIHFKGRAVDRNIILSAILLAVISAFVLSVDYVFDNIFKQHHRDRFNILLGKTVDMKGIGYNTNQSEIAIGSGGWIGKGFLEGTQTKGGFVPEQHTDYIFTTVGEEWGFAGSIVVIALFVGLLLRVIYLAERQKTKFSRVYGYCVAGILFTHFFVNIAMVIGIFPTIGVPLPFFSYGGSGLWGFTILLFIFLKMDANKVNEW from the coding sequence ATGAAAAACCAAAGTATAAAAAATAACATTGACTGGATAAGTGTTTTTATTTACACTGCGTTGGTAATATTGGGGTGGCTAAACATTTATTCCTCTTCATTATTATCTACGGACGGAACTTATCAAAAGCAGTTAATTTTTATTGGCTGTACAATTCCTTTGATTTTTATTGTACTTTTTGTTGACGGGAAATTTTATGAAAAATATGCCAGTATTATTTTTGGAGTTTCATTACTTTCATTAGCCGGTTTATTTCTTTTTGGAAAAACTATTGCCGGTCAAAGATGTTGGTACGCAATAGGAAGCTTTACAATACAACCTTCTGAGTTTGCAAAAGCCGCTACAGCATTGGCATTAGCAAAATATTTAAGTGATACACAGATTAACCTGAAAGAGGTAAACAGACAAGTACAAGCTTTAGCTATTGTATTTTTGCCTGTATTATTGATTTTACCGCAGCCTGATCCCGGGAGTGCTTTAATTTACAGTATTTTCATTGTTGTTTTATACAGAGAAGGATTACCATCATGGTATGTATGGACTGGCTTTATTACTATTTTATTATTCGTTTTAACGCTTGTTTTAGAACCTTATGCCGTTATTTTAATTGCTTTGGGAGTATTAATTATTATACATTTTAAAGGCAGGGCTGTTGACAGAAATATTATTTTAAGTGCTATTTTACTCGCTGTTATCTCGGCTTTTGTATTATCTGTAGATTATGTTTTTGATAATATTTTTAAACAGCACCACCGTGACCGTTTTAATATATTATTAGGTAAAACTGTCGACATGAAAGGTATTGGTTATAACACCAACCAATCAGAAATTGCTATTGGATCCGGAGGTTGGATTGGAAAAGGTTTCCTGGAAGGAACACAAACCAAAGGAGGATTCGTTCCTGAGCAACATACAGATTACATTTTTACGACTGTTGGTGAAGAATGGGGTTTTGCCGGTTCAATTGTTGTTATTGCGCTTTTTGTTGGTTTATTACTAAGAGTAATTTATTTGGCCGAAAGACAAAAAACAAAATTCAGCAGAGTTTATGGTTATTGTGTTGCCGGGATTTTGTTTACACACTTTTTTGTAAACATTGCAATGGTTATCGGGATTTTTCCAACTATTGGGGTTCCTCTTCCTTTCTTTTCTTATGGAGGTTCCGGACTTTGGGGATTCACGATTTTACTGTTTATCTTCTTAAAAATGGATGCCAATAAAGTAAATGAATGGTAG
- a CDS encoding polyribonucleotide nucleotidyltransferase: MIPQLFVEKIDLGDGRSITIETGRLAKQADGSVVVRMGDTMILATAVSARSANPAVDFLPLTVDYREKFAAAGRFPGGFFKREARPSDSEVLTMRLVDRVLRPLFPDDYHAETQVMIQLMSHDETVMPDALAGLAASAALAVSDIPFYNLISEVRVARIDGKFVINPSREDLAKSDIDMMIGASMDSVAMVEGEMKEISEAEMVEAIKFAHEAIKVQIQAQLRLQAAFGKKETRTYEGEKENEEIYKKVKAAAYDKIYAIAKVGSAKHERTASFAEVKEEVKALFTEEELAADGDLVSKYFYKTNKEAVRNVVLELGIRLDGRKTTDIRPIWCETDYLPRVHGSSLFTRGETQALATVTLGTSREANQIDSPSEQGEEKFYLHYNFPPFSTGEAKPLRGTSRREVGHGNLAQRALKNMIPVDCPYTIRIVSEVLESNGSSSMATVCAGTMALMDAGVQMVKPVSGIAMGLITDGEKFAVLSDILGDEDHLGDMDFKVTGTADGITACQMDIKIDGLRYDIMEQALGQAREGRLHILGKLTETIAAPRADVKAHSPKIITRTIPGNFIGALIGPGGKVIQELQKATGTTIVINEVDEQGVIEILGTDPAGIEAVLAKIQSITFKPQMGEAYEVKVIKMLDFGAVVEYTAAPGNEVLLHVSELAWERTENVTDVVNMGDVFQVKYLGLDPKTRKEKVSRKALLPRPPREEKKE, translated from the coding sequence ATGATTCCACAATTATTTGTAGAAAAGATCGATTTAGGTGATGGCAGAAGCATCACAATCGAGACGGGTCGTTTAGCAAAACAAGCTGACGGTTCGGTAGTAGTAAGAATGGGCGACACGATGATACTTGCAACAGCAGTATCTGCACGTAGCGCTAACCCAGCGGTAGACTTTTTACCATTAACGGTAGATTACCGCGAAAAATTTGCAGCAGCTGGTCGTTTTCCAGGTGGTTTCTTTAAGAGAGAAGCTCGCCCTAGCGATAGCGAAGTATTAACAATGAGATTAGTAGACCGTGTTTTACGTCCGCTTTTCCCAGACGATTACCACGCTGAAACACAAGTTATGATTCAATTAATGTCTCATGACGAAACTGTTATGCCTGATGCTTTAGCTGGTTTAGCTGCATCTGCTGCATTAGCTGTTTCAGATATTCCTTTTTACAACTTAATTTCTGAAGTACGTGTTGCACGTATCGACGGTAAGTTTGTAATTAACCCAAGCAGAGAAGACTTAGCAAAATCTGACATCGACATGATGATTGGAGCTTCTATGGACTCAGTTGCAATGGTTGAAGGAGAAATGAAAGAAATCTCAGAAGCAGAAATGGTAGAAGCTATCAAATTTGCTCACGAAGCTATAAAAGTTCAGATTCAGGCTCAATTACGTTTACAAGCTGCTTTTGGTAAAAAAGAAACTCGTACTTACGAAGGTGAGAAAGAAAACGAAGAAATTTACAAAAAAGTAAAAGCTGCAGCTTACGATAAAATTTATGCTATTGCAAAAGTTGGATCGGCTAAGCACGAAAGAACAGCTTCATTTGCTGAAGTAAAAGAAGAAGTAAAAGCTTTATTTACTGAAGAAGAATTAGCTGCTGACGGAGATTTAGTTTCTAAATATTTCTACAAAACAAACAAAGAAGCTGTTCGTAATGTAGTATTAGAATTAGGTATTCGTTTAGATGGTAGAAAAACTACAGACATCAGACCAATCTGGTGTGAAACTGATTATTTACCAAGAGTTCACGGTTCTTCTTTATTTACACGTGGAGAAACTCAGGCATTAGCTACAGTAACTTTAGGAACTTCAAGAGAAGCAAATCAAATTGATTCTCCATCTGAACAAGGTGAAGAGAAATTCTACTTACACTATAACTTCCCTCCTTTCTCTACTGGTGAAGCAAAACCACTAAGAGGAACTTCAAGAAGAGAAGTTGGTCACGGTAACTTAGCTCAAAGAGCTTTGAAAAACATGATTCCTGTTGATTGTCCTTACACAATTCGTATTGTTTCTGAAGTTTTAGAATCTAACGGTTCTTCTTCTATGGCAACAGTTTGCGCAGGAACAATGGCTTTGATGGATGCTGGAGTTCAAATGGTAAAACCAGTTTCTGGAATTGCTATGGGATTGATTACTGATGGTGAGAAATTTGCTGTATTGTCAGACATTTTAGGTGATGAAGATCACTTAGGAGATATGGACTTTAAAGTAACCGGAACTGCTGACGGTATTACAGCTTGTCAAATGGACATTAAAATTGATGGTTTACGTTACGACATTATGGAGCAGGCTTTAGGGCAAGCACGTGAAGGACGTTTACATATTTTAGGAAAATTAACTGAAACTATTGCTGCTCCAAGAGCAGACGTTAAAGCACATTCTCCAAAAATCATCACCAGAACTATTCCTGGAAACTTTATTGGAGCATTAATTGGACCTGGTGGAAAAGTAATTCAGGAATTACAAAAAGCTACAGGAACAACTATTGTAATCAACGAAGTTGATGAGCAAGGTGTTATCGAAATCTTAGGTACAGATCCTGCAGGAATTGAAGCAGTATTAGCTAAAATTCAATCTATTACTTTCAAACCTCAAATGGGCGAAGCTTATGAAGTTAAAGTAATTAAAATGCTTGATTTTGGAGCTGTGGTAGAATATACTGCTGCACCAGGAAACGAAGTTTTACTTCACGTATCTGAATTAGCTTGGGAACGTACAGAAAATGTTACTGATGTAGTAAACATGGGAGATGTATTCCAGGTTAAATACTTAGGACTTGATCCTAAAACAAGAAAAGAAAAAGTGTCAAGAAAAGCACTTTTACCAAGACCTCCACGTGAGGAGAAAAAAGAGTAA
- a CDS encoding exosortase F system-associated membrane protein — protein MLNKLLEHKTKILIAIFIIFCFGMIRAFESKLFYDPFLVYFESDFKNAPFPQLDSLKLFWGLLLRYLLNAVLSLILIYTLFQEVDILKFSIFLYAFFLILLLGMFVIIINYFQEWNWLLFYVRRFIIQPIFVLLFIPAFYYQQQNLKK, from the coding sequence ATGCTAAATAAATTACTCGAACATAAGACTAAAATTCTAATTGCAATTTTCATTATATTCTGTTTTGGGATGATACGGGCTTTTGAGAGTAAGTTGTTTTATGATCCTTTTTTGGTTTATTTTGAATCTGATTTTAAAAATGCTCCTTTCCCTCAACTTGATTCTCTTAAGCTTTTTTGGGGACTTTTGTTGCGTTATTTATTAAACGCTGTTTTGTCGCTAATTCTTATTTATACATTGTTTCAGGAAGTTGATATTTTGAAGTTTAGCATCTTTTTGTATGCATTTTTTTTGATACTGCTTTTGGGGATGTTCGTGATAATAATTAATTATTTTCAGGAATGGAACTGGCTGCTTTTTTATGTAAGAAGATTTATTATTCAGCCCATATTTGTGTTGTTGTTTATACCTGCATTTTATTATCAGCAACAAAATCTTAAAAAATAA
- a CDS encoding TonB-dependent receptor plug domain-containing protein — MKKNIMLLGMILLSVAAFSQEDLDEVKITKKQKGIKKSYTLTSNTSVITSKELLKAACCNLAESFETNPSIDVNFSDALTGTKQIKMMGLTSPYLMITEENIPSVRGASQAYGLSFTPGTWIESVQITKGAGSVINGYESISGQINTELLKPLSDIPFFLNVYGSTDARFEVNTHFNRKLSDKWATSLFVHGNARVAKNDMNDDGFLDNPLGKQINVLNRYQYYNPESGLVSFINFRYMNDKKQTGEVDFDKDRDRGTTNHWGSEINTERFDVSTKIGYVFKDMPYQSIGFQNAFNSHNQNSYFGLNLYDIKQNSFYSNLIFNSIINNTMHKFSTGLNFTYDQYQEFVNVNDYSRIDNSVGAFFEYTYDNTDNFSLILGGRVDNHNRLGFFVTPRLHVRYNPWKDGVIRFSAGRGKRSANIFAENQQLFASSRTFSILDTNGKIYGLNPEIAWNYGVSFSQKFKIFNKNAEAGFDFYRTDFQNQAVVDLMQSPQEVSFYNLRGSSFANSLQVEFNYELIHNFNLRTAYKYYDIQTDYLTGTFQRPLQAKHRFLGNLEYETNLNDGKQWKFDYTFNWSGKQQLPYTASNPVQDQFPDFSPSYAVMNVQVTRVVSPVLEVYVGGENIGNYKQQKAILGSEDPFGPNFDASIAYAPIFGQMYYAGLRFKIK, encoded by the coding sequence ATGAAAAAAAATATCATGCTTTTGGGTATGATTTTACTTTCTGTTGCAGCTTTTTCGCAAGAAGATCTGGATGAAGTAAAAATCACCAAGAAGCAAAAAGGAATTAAAAAGTCCTATACGCTTACTTCTAATACAAGTGTTATTACAAGCAAAGAATTACTAAAAGCAGCTTGCTGTAATCTGGCAGAAAGTTTCGAAACCAATCCATCTATCGATGTCAATTTCTCTGATGCGTTAACAGGAACAAAGCAAATAAAAATGATGGGCTTAACAAGTCCGTATTTAATGATTACCGAAGAGAATATTCCTTCGGTTCGTGGGGCTTCTCAGGCTTACGGATTGTCGTTTACGCCCGGAACCTGGATCGAAAGTGTACAAATTACCAAAGGTGCCGGAAGTGTTATAAATGGTTACGAAAGTATTTCAGGTCAAATAAATACAGAACTTTTAAAACCTCTAAGCGATATTCCGTTCTTTTTGAATGTTTACGGTTCTACCGATGCGCGTTTTGAGGTGAATACTCATTTTAATAGAAAATTGTCTGACAAGTGGGCGACAAGTTTGTTTGTGCACGGAAATGCGCGTGTTGCAAAGAACGACATGAATGATGACGGATTTTTGGATAATCCGCTGGGGAAACAAATCAATGTTCTAAACCGTTATCAATATTATAATCCCGAAAGTGGTTTGGTTAGTTTTATTAATTTCAGGTATATGAATGATAAAAAGCAAACCGGAGAAGTTGATTTCGATAAAGACAGAGATCGCGGAACAACAAATCATTGGGGATCAGAAATCAATACAGAACGTTTTGATGTTTCTACCAAGATTGGTTATGTTTTTAAAGATATGCCTTATCAAAGTATTGGTTTTCAGAATGCTTTTAACAGTCATAACCAAAATTCTTATTTTGGTTTGAATTTGTATGATATTAAGCAGAATAGTTTTTATTCGAATTTAATTTTCAATTCGATTATAAACAATACGATGCATAAGTTCTCAACCGGTTTAAATTTTACTTATGATCAGTATCAGGAATTCGTAAATGTAAATGATTACAGCAGAATTGATAATTCGGTAGGGGCATTCTTTGAATATACTTATGATAATACCGATAATTTTAGTCTTATTTTAGGAGGCAGGGTAGATAATCATAATCGTTTGGGATTTTTTGTAACACCTCGTTTGCATGTGAGATACAATCCATGGAAAGATGGTGTAATTCGTTTCTCTGCAGGAAGAGGAAAACGTTCTGCGAATATTTTTGCTGAGAATCAACAGCTTTTTGCTAGTTCAAGAACGTTCTCGATTTTAGATACAAACGGAAAAATTTATGGTTTGAACCCGGAAATTGCCTGGAATTACGGAGTGAGTTTTTCACAGAAGTTCAAAATTTTCAATAAAAATGCCGAAGCGGGATTTGATTTCTATCGTACCGATTTTCAAAATCAGGCTGTTGTAGATTTGATGCAAAGTCCGCAAGAAGTTTCTTTTTATAATTTAAGAGGAAGTTCTTTTGCTAATAGCTTGCAGGTTGAGTTTAACTATGAATTAATTCATAATTTTAATCTTAGAACAGCATACAAATATTATGACATCCAAACAGATTATTTAACAGGTACTTTTCAGCGTCCGTTGCAGGCCAAGCATCGTTTTTTAGGAAATCTGGAATACGAAACAAACTTAAATGATGGTAAACAGTGGAAGTTTGATTATACTTTTAACTGGTCAGGAAAGCAGCAATTGCCTTACACGGCATCGAATCCTGTTCAAGATCAGTTTCCTGATTTTTCGCCTTCGTATGCAGTTATGAATGTTCAGGTTACAAGAGTTGTTTCTCCAGTTCTGGAAGTGTATGTAGGCGGTGAAAATATAGGTAATTATAAACAACAAAAAGCGATTTTAGGTTCTGAAGATCCATTTGGACCTAATTTTGATGCTTCTATTGCATATGCTCCAATTTTTGGACAAATGTATTATGCCGGATTACGATTTAAAATAAAATAA
- a CDS encoding heavy-metal-associated domain-containing protein has translation MKNLILIAMITFLGFSAQAQTKKNKNLKYTTEVNGNCEQCKKRIEKAAFAVPGVKSATWDISSHQLAVILNEEKSSPEDLNKAIAKVGHDTKDVKATDADYENLHSCCKYVRE, from the coding sequence ATGAAAAATTTAATTTTAATTGCAATGATTACTTTTTTAGGATTTTCGGCTCAGGCTCAAACTAAAAAAAATAAGAATTTAAAATATACTACAGAGGTAAACGGTAATTGTGAGCAATGTAAAAAACGAATCGAAAAAGCAGCTTTTGCTGTTCCCGGCGTTAAGTCAGCAACCTGGGATATTAGTTCACATCAGCTTGCCGTAATTTTAAATGAAGAAAAGTCATCTCCTGAAGATTTGAATAAAGCAATTGCTAAAGTAGGGCATGATACTAAGGATGTTAAAGCAACAGATGCAGATTATGAAAATTTGCATTCTTGCTGTAAGTATGTAAGAGAATAA
- a CDS encoding DedA family protein, whose protein sequence is MNNFDWSQLINPEFYITLSIGGVQIGLFIVLFIVFAETGLFAGFFLPGDSLLFLAGIYSRDLMLNVVDIPADFINVFVLSTLVAIMGVLGNMTGYWFGAKSGYYLFKKEDSFWFKKKYLLQSKDFFEKYGGKAIIYARFLPIFRTFAPIIAGIVSMDKKKFMFYNVLSSFLWSFILIFAGHYLYGVFLKQGIDLKHHIEYIIIIIVIISTFPVLVKLLKKRPSEKI, encoded by the coding sequence ATGAATAATTTTGATTGGAGTCAATTAATTAACCCTGAATTTTATATTACATTAAGCATCGGAGGTGTTCAAATTGGTTTATTTATTGTCTTGTTTATAGTTTTTGCTGAAACAGGACTTTTCGCAGGTTTCTTCCTTCCGGGAGATAGTTTACTTTTCTTGGCGGGTATTTACAGCCGCGACTTAATGCTAAATGTAGTTGATATTCCGGCTGACTTTATAAATGTATTTGTACTTTCAACTCTTGTTGCTATAATGGGGGTTTTAGGAAATATGACAGGATATTGGTTTGGGGCCAAAAGTGGATATTATTTGTTTAAAAAAGAAGATTCATTTTGGTTTAAGAAAAAATACCTTTTGCAATCTAAAGATTTCTTCGAAAAGTACGGTGGAAAAGCTATTATCTATGCGCGTTTTCTTCCAATATTCAGAACATTTGCACCAATCATTGCAGGTATTGTTTCTATGGATAAAAAGAAATTCATGTTCTATAATGTACTTAGTTCTTTCTTATGGTCGTTTATCCTGATTTTTGCAGGGCATTATTTGTACGGAGTGTTCTTGAAACAAGGAATTGATTTAAAACACCATATTGAATATATCATCATTATAATTGTTATCATCTCCACGTTCCCGGTTTTAGTAAAGCTTTTAAAGAAAAGACCAAGCGAAAAGATATAA
- a CDS encoding fatty acid desaturase family protein, whose protein sequence is MKAKYFSKSEEEKMFFSALKQRVHEKLKSKTISYGDARFWFKGLFWTLICYLSYSLLFLDTIGKVNFWILYVVFQLSGLLIGFSFGHDASHNTAFRNKKANSVLHFFSFLTVGIDPLLWGLRHIRSHHLYANVEGSDIDIDKNPFLRLSPTHQWKPKHKYQAYYAPFVYMFTLLHSVFMSDWVYLFSNEYDWMKRGVAKVDLYFRFILYKIFYFSLVLVLPLLYANFSWTFIVLTYVTASAFTSLVFIIMLVGTHFFDGADYPQPEGEFLEHTWAVHQLHTSCDWDANKGWARFLSGGSNCHAAHHLFPNICHTNYSEINAIIEETTKEYKQPYHHKTLFEMMLSHFVHLHKMGKV, encoded by the coding sequence ATGAAAGCTAAGTATTTCAGTAAATCAGAAGAAGAAAAGATGTTTTTTTCTGCTTTAAAACAAAGAGTGCATGAAAAACTTAAAAGTAAAACTATTTCTTATGGAGATGCCAGATTTTGGTTTAAAGGTTTGTTTTGGACTTTGATTTGCTATTTGTCCTATTCTTTACTTTTTTTAGATACTATCGGAAAAGTGAATTTTTGGATTTTGTATGTCGTTTTTCAATTATCGGGATTGTTAATAGGGTTTAGTTTTGGTCACGATGCTTCTCATAATACGGCATTCAGAAATAAAAAGGCAAATTCAGTTTTACATTTTTTTAGTTTCCTTACCGTTGGAATTGATCCGTTGCTTTGGGGGTTAAGACATATTCGATCCCATCATTTATATGCAAATGTAGAGGGAAGTGACATCGATATCGATAAAAATCCTTTTCTGAGATTGAGTCCAACTCATCAGTGGAAACCTAAGCATAAATATCAGGCTTATTATGCGCCGTTTGTTTATATGTTTACACTGTTACATTCTGTTTTTATGAGCGATTGGGTGTATTTGTTTTCAAATGAATACGATTGGATGAAGAGAGGAGTTGCTAAGGTTGATTTGTATTTTCGATTTATATTGTATAAAATATTTTATTTTTCGTTGGTTCTGGTGCTGCCATTATTATATGCTAACTTTTCATGGACTTTTATCGTTTTGACTTATGTTACTGCGAGTGCTTTTACATCTTTGGTTTTTATTATTATGCTTGTGGGAACGCACTTTTTTGACGGTGCCGATTATCCTCAGCCGGAAGGGGAGTTTCTTGAACATACCTGGGCTGTACATCAGCTTCATACGAGTTGCGATTGGGACGCCAATAAAGGCTGGGCGAGATTTTTGAGCGGTGGTTCAAATTGTCATGCGGCCCATCATCTTTTTCCGAATATTTGCCATACCAATTATAGCGAGATAAATGCAATAATTGAAGAAACTACAAAAGAATACAAACAGCCCTATCATCATAAAACACTATTTGAAATGATGCTTTCGCATTTTGTTCATTTGCATAAAATGGGTAAAGTATAA
- a CDS encoding HYC_CC_PP family protein, with the protein MNLKKCTGLFLAFLLLVSNIGFAFDVHYCGGEIASVSLNTSVTASPEKKCCGASEKKSSCCKDKVVHFEKKSDNATIKFFFFQFAFPAVIQEFKPVAFLSIPNFKSNQIFSYYSDANAPPLFKLYSQYIFYS; encoded by the coding sequence ATGAATTTAAAAAAGTGCACAGGATTATTTTTAGCGTTCCTATTGTTGGTTTCCAACATTGGGTTTGCTTTTGATGTGCATTATTGTGGTGGCGAAATTGCTTCCGTTTCATTAAATACTTCGGTTACTGCATCACCAGAAAAGAAATGTTGTGGTGCGTCTGAAAAAAAATCTTCTTGTTGTAAAGACAAAGTAGTTCATTTTGAGAAAAAATCTGATAATGCAACTATTAAGTTTTTCTTTTTTCAGTTCGCTTTTCCAGCAGTAATTCAGGAGTTTAAACCAGTTGCTTTTTTATCAATTCCAAATTTCAAAAGCAATCAGATCTTTTCGTATTATTCTGATGCGAATGCGCCCCCTTTATTTAAGCTGTACAGCCAATATATTTTTTATTCCTGA
- the rpsO gene encoding 30S ribosomal protein S15 produces MYLTKEKKEEIFAQHGEATNTGKAEAQIALFTYRISHLTEHLKKNRHDYNTERSLVLLVGKRRSLLDYLKKKEINRYREIIKVLNIRK; encoded by the coding sequence ATGTATTTAACTAAAGAGAAAAAAGAAGAGATTTTCGCACAACACGGTGAAGCAACAAACACTGGAAAAGCTGAAGCTCAAATCGCATTGTTTACTTACAGAATTAGTCACTTGACTGAGCACTTGAAAAAAAATCGTCATGATTATAATACTGAGCGTTCATTAGTACTATTAGTAGGTAAAAGAAGATCGTTGCTTGATTACTTGAAAAAGAAAGAGATCAACAGATATCGTGAGATTATCAAAGTATTGAATATCAGAAAATAA
- the xrtF gene encoding exosortase family protein XrtF, translated as MKKYLTQFKPFLVFISTFFAAYIIVTLLYKFYLNTFETNDVDGITNVVGKNVEQLMDLFNCDIKIHKSIANSWLEVWYNKKYLVRIVEGCNAVSVIILFVAFVLAFSGKLKTTLLYIVFGILFIYILNVVRIALLVVLLFYFPQYNHFLHGTFFPLIIYGAVFILWIIWVNKFSKYAK; from the coding sequence TTGAAAAAATATCTAACACAATTTAAGCCTTTCTTAGTTTTTATTAGCACTTTTTTTGCTGCATACATTATTGTGACACTACTTTATAAATTCTATCTCAACACTTTTGAAACAAATGATGTTGACGGAATAACAAATGTTGTTGGTAAAAATGTGGAGCAATTAATGGACTTGTTTAATTGTGATATTAAAATTCATAAAAGTATTGCGAATTCCTGGTTAGAGGTTTGGTACAATAAAAAATATCTTGTTCGAATTGTCGAAGGTTGTAATGCTGTAAGCGTTATTATTTTGTTTGTTGCTTTTGTGCTTGCTTTTTCAGGAAAACTTAAAACAACACTACTTTATATCGTATTTGGTATTTTGTTTATTTACATTCTTAATGTTGTTCGAATCGCTTTATTGGTTGTTCTGTTGTTTTATTTTCCGCAGTATAATCATTTTTTACATGGTACTTTCTTTCCGCTGATTATTTATGGTGCAGTTTTTATTTTGTGGATTATTTGGGTAAACAAATTTTCAAAATATGCTAAATAA
- a CDS encoding GAF domain-containing protein, whose amino-acid sequence MTFQELQPKISAIVADTNTLRDEKLLNICQLLNANIEYYNWVGFYFANHEAKTLHLGPYVGAETDHTVIPFGKGICGQVAESNANFVVPDVAAQDNYIACSFTVKSEIVVPLFVNGQNIGQIDIDSHVIDPFTEADERFLEFVNQEVAKLY is encoded by the coding sequence ATGACATTTCAGGAATTACAACCAAAAATAAGCGCTATTGTCGCTGATACTAATACTCTTAGAGACGAAAAATTATTAAATATTTGCCAGCTTTTAAACGCAAATATAGAATACTATAACTGGGTTGGTTTTTATTTCGCCAATCACGAAGCCAAAACTTTGCATTTAGGCCCTTACGTAGGAGCAGAAACAGATCATACCGTGATCCCTTTTGGAAAAGGAATTTGCGGACAAGTAGCTGAAAGCAATGCCAATTTTGTAGTGCCGGATGTTGCAGCTCAGGACAATTATATCGCCTGTAGTTTTACGGTAAAGTCAGAAATCGTAGTTCCTTTGTTTGTAAACGGACAAAATATTGGTCAAATTGATATCGACAGTCACGTTATAGATCCTTTTACGGAAGCTGACGAACGCTTTTTAGAATTTGTAAATCAAGAAGTTGCGAAATTGTACTAA